CGGCGATGATGCGCAACCACCGCGAGATCCGCTACCTGGCCACGCCGATCAACTACCTGGTCGCGTTGCGGCAGACCCTCAAGTCCGACAACCCCACGCGCAAGGCGCCGAAGCTGCCGCTGGAGCACGACGCGATCGCCACGCCGCGCGCGCCGGGCAGCAAGCCGCGCTTGCTGGTGGTGGTGCTGGGCGAGACCGCGCGCGCGCAGGACTGGGGCTTGAACGGCTATTTCCGGCAGACCACGCCGCAGCTGGCGCAGCTGGACGTGATCAACTTCCCGGACATGCATTCGTGCGGCACCAGCACCGAGGTCTCGGTGCCGTGCATGTTCTCCCCGTTCGGCCGCCACGACTACAACGAGGGCAACATCCGCAGCCACCAGTCGCTGCTGCACGTGCTCGAGCACGCCGGCATCGCCACCCTGTGGCGCGACAACCAGTCCGGCTGCAAGGGCGTATGCGACGGCCTGCCGATCCAGCGCCTGGACGACGCCAAGGATCCGCAGCTGTGCAGGGACGGGCGCTGCATGGACGAGATCCTGCTGCAGGACCTGGCCGCGCAGGTGCGCGCCAAGCCCGGCGACCGCGTGGTCGTGCTGCACCAGCTCGGCAGCCACGGCCCCAGCTATTTCGAGCGCTATCCGGCCGGCTTCCGCCGCTTCACCCCGACCTGCGACACCGCCGACCTGGGCGACTGCGACCGCGAGCGAATCGCCAACGCCTACGACAACTCGCTGCTGTACACCGACCACCTGCTGGCGCGCACGGTGTCCACGCTGGAGGCGATGCCCGACTACGACACGGCGATGATCTACCTGTCCGACCACGGCGAATCGCTGGGCGAGAAGGGCCTGTACCTGCACGGGGTGCCGTATGCGATCGCGCCGCAGGAGCAGACCCACGTGCCGATGGTGATGTGGTTCTCGCCCGGCTTCGCCAGCGATCGCGGCCTGGACCTGTCGTGCGTGCGGGCGCGGGCGCACCGCTACGTCGATCAGGACACCCTGTTCCCGTCGGTGCTGGGGCTGATGCAGGTCAGGACCAAGGTCTACGACCGTGCGCGCGACCTGTTCGCGCCGTGCGCCAGCTAGCGCCGCCGGGAATCGGGAACGGAGAGCCGGGACTCCAGGCGCTAAGGCGCATAGAAGGCGCGCGCACCGGCACCACGCGGCAGACGGCCCTTGCGGCCGGCGGGGCGGGCCACTAGCCTTCGTCGCATTCGCCACCGAAGGATCCGCCGTGAACCACCGCCCTCTGCTGCTTGCGCTGTGCATCGGCGCGAGCGTGCTTGCGCTGTCCGCGTGCCGCAAGGAAGCCAACCCGGACAGCGCGGCCGCGCCGGCGCCGGCCGCGCCCGGCGAGAGCGCCGACCAGTTCGTCGCCCGCATCAACGAGGAATACCGCGCGCTGCTGCCGGAGCTGACCTCGGCGCAGTGGCTGTCGATCACCTACATCAACGGCGATTCCGAGCGGTTGGTGTCCAAGGCCAACGAACGCTGGCTGACCACGCTCAACGGCTGGATCGCGCAGGCCAAGCGCTACGAGGGCAAGCCGATGTCGGCCGACAGCGCGCGTGCGCTGCAGCTGCTGAAGCTGATGACCGCGATGCCGGCACCGCGCGATCCGGCCAAACTGGCCGAACTGGCCGAGCTGGCCTCGAAGATGGAAGGCGCCTACGGCGCGGCCGCCTATTGCACCGGCGAGGGCGACGCGCGCCGCTGCCGGCAGCTGGGCGAACTGGAGGACGTGCTGCGCCGCAGCCGCGACTACGACCAGCAGCTCGACGCCTGGCAGGGCTGGCACGGCACTGCGCAGCCGCTGCGCAAGGATTACCAGCGCTTCGTCGAACTGGTCAACGAAGGCGCGCGCGAGATGGGCTACGCCGACACCGGCGCGATGTGGCGCAGCGGCTACGACATGCCGCCGGCGCAGATCGCCGCCGAGACCGATCGGTTGTGGAACCAGGTCAAGCCTCTGTACGAACAACTGCACTGCTACACCCGCGGCAAGCTCGACGCCGAGTACGGCAAGGACAAGGGCGAAGTCGCCGGCGGCCTGCTGCCGGCGCATCTGCTCGGCAACATGTGGCAGCAGGACTGGAGCAACCTGTGGGACCTGCTGCAGCCCTACCCCGGCGCCGGCAGCCTGGACATCACCGACACACTGGAGAAGCAGTACCAGAGCAACCTCGGCGCGGCGCTGGCGCGGCGCAATGGCGACACTTCGCCGGAGGCGCGGTTCATGGCCCAGCGCGACGCGCAGCTGCAGAGCGCCAAGCAGATGACCGAACGCGCGCAGGATTTCTACACCTCGCTGGCGATGCCCAAGCTGCCGGACAGCTACTGGACGCGCAGCCAGTTCATCAAGCCGCTGGAGCGCAACGTGGTCTGCCACGCCAGCGCCTGGGACATGGACATGGCCGGCGACGTGCGCACCAAGATGTGCATCAAGCCGAACGAGGAAGACTTCACCACCATCTACCACGAACTCGGCCACATCTATTACGACCTCGCCTACAACCCCTTGCCGCCGCTGTTCCAGGGCGGCGCCAACGACGGTTTCCACGAAGCGATCGGCGACACCATCGTGCTGGCGATGACCCCGCAGTACCTGCATTCGATCGGCCTGGTCGAGGCGCCGCAGCTCAGCCGCGAGGCGCTGGTCAACGCGCAGATGCGCATGGCGCTGAGCAAGGTCGCGTTCCTGCCGTTCGGACTGATGATCGACCGCTGGCGCTGGGGCGTGTTCGACGGCTCGATCGCGCCGGAGCACTACAACCAGGCCTGGTGGGACCTGAAGGCCAGGTACCAGGGCGTGGCCCCGCCGTCGGCGCGCGGCGAGGACTTCTTCGACCCAGGCGCCAAGTACCACGTGCCCGGCAACACCCCGTACACGCGCTACTTCCTGTCGCACATCCTGCAGTTCCAGTTCTACAAGGGCCTGTGCGACGCGGCCGGCTACAAGGGCCCGCTGTACGAGTGCACCTTCTACGGCAACAAGGAGGCCGGGCAGAAATTCTGGTCGATGCTGCAGCGTGGCGGCAGCCAGCCGTGGCAGGCCACGCTGAAGGAGCTCACCGGCAACGACAAGCTCGACGCCGCCCCGCTGCTGGAATACTTCGCACCGATGCAGGAGTGGCTCAAGCAGCAGAACCAGGGGCAGATGTGCGGGTGGGAGGCGCCGAAGGCGGTGCAGGCATCAGAGCAAAAGTAAATTTTTCTCGGAAGAGCCTGACATTAGATGTGCCAGCGGCTTAAAACAGCCAAAGCTGCAATGTGTCGTCAGGGGATGCTTGCTTATCATTCGCTCCACCGGCAGCACGCGCAACGAACTACGCATCCGAGCCCACCCGCGGCGAACGCGACGACGATCCGTCGATCACGAAACTGTTGGAAGACGCTTGGCAAGCAGTGTATGGGAACGCTGGCGCCGTTACCGGCGCAGATCATCGACTGGCGGCTTGTGCTGCTGCGCGATGGCGAGAAAGTCGAGCAACGTGGGCTTAGTGGCAGCGAAGACGCCCATGCCAGCCAAGCGTAGGATACTGAAAGTGCATGACTAAGGCAGCACGGCAGCGATAGCCTCGATATGTTCACCGCTCGCGCCATTCAGACCTCGCTGCGAATTGGCGTGGGATCGCGGCTACCATCGCGCTTAAATCAGCTCTAACTCCAAGCCCACGCCTCGTCACAACAACGATACGGCTAGCTGATGCGGGCCTTGCGCGTCATAGGCCAAGATTAATTTGCATCCGCCCCTTAGCTCCGCGAACTGGCAGCCTCCTAAAGCTCCAATGCTTTATTTTCGAGGTAATTCGAAATTCACCAGGACCGGCAACACAATAAAAACATTCATTCCACAGCATTCCAACTCGACAAAAAAAAGAAGCCCGCCCGATTTCTTTAACGCACAGTGATCACAACATCAAATCCAAGCCGATATAGTTTGCCGAGCAAATTTCCGGGCAACTCAGAACTAAAACCATTCATATCACTATCGGCGTCAAGAGGAATAAATATATCCAATTCCGCCTTAGTCACCCCCGCCCGCCCAGCTATTCTCTCGCACTTAATTTTATCAAGAACATCCAACAGAGAAACCCCCAAATTGGTTACTTCAACTCTCCACCTAAACTCCCAGACACCAATTTTCTGTACAATCTTAGCTCCACTTGAAGTAAACCTTACATCCCCAAGATTGCGCGACAACGTGGGCTCCAAGCCAACCAACAATGAAACTTCATCCAATGAAATATTTTCACCATATAAGTATATTCCAATCGAACAGAAATTATTTTCCGAACTCATAAACTAGTCCTCATCATTTAAATTGCCCACTGGCTCACCATTCTGATCAATCACTTCGCCAGTTTCCGGATTAACTCCAAAATCATGATCACCTCTTGCACCCCCGGTATGATCTTTAACACCTCTATGGAACTTATCTTTGGCTTCCTTCCTACCCACACCGTTTCTTCTACCCCACTCAGCTGCCCCTTTATCTCCGCTCCAAAAACCTGGAGGATACGCCCCCGACATATAAACTAATTTATATTCCCAGCCAACTAGCTCCCCACAATAATTTCCTCCACACGGGTCTGGCGACGCAAAATATAAAAATGGCGCCATGACTGCTGCACCAGCCACACTCGAAACCCAGGGAGCAGTCGTTATTGCCTCTGGAATCACTGCGACTGCAGAAACCGGAGCCATCGTCACTATTGATGAGTAAGAAGCAAGTGATGATAAATCCCGCTGAGCAACAACCTTAATTGTATCCATATTTTTCACTGGAGGAGGTTGCTTTTTTATTTCATCCTCCGCTTGACGACCATCAGGATCATTGAATCGATACGGATTACTTTCAGCATACCTATAACGATTAAAAGCTCCTATTGGGTTATTATGAGCCGTCACTGGATCTACAGACGAAAATCGTCCAGTTTGTGAATCATAATACCTCTGCTGCATATAAGTCAGCCCAGTTGCCGCATCCATAACATGTCCCGTATAGCCGGGTCCATCCGTCAACGGGCGATTCAGCAGACTTCCATATGGCTCATACTCGCTACGCTCCACCACATTGCCGCTGGCGTCGGTCACCGCGACCGGCGTCCCCAATGCATCTGTGTGGTAATAGACGACGGTCTGCGCATGCGCAGTCGCCACCAGGAACAATGACAGTAGCAGCGTAAGGATGATCGTGCGCTTCATGGCATTCCCCCTTATTGCCCGACGGCCGTGACTTCGGCCGACCACGCGGAGCACCCGTTGTTGTTGCAGGCGCAGACCTTGAACTTCGCCGACAGGTTCGGCGCGCCGCTCACGGTACTGGCCGTCATCCGGTTGGGGCCGTTGTAGACGATCGGACCGTTGAGCATGTAGCTGGTCGCGCCCGTCGAAGCTCCCCAACTGGCGCTATAGCGCGTCTGGCTAGTGCTGGGCGTGGTGTAGTACGCCTTGAGATTTGTCGGCACCGGCGGTGGCAATGCCACAACCACCGTTCCCGTGCCGGACGTACCACTGCACCCCGAGCCGTTGCACGCGCGGACGCGGTAGGCGTAGCTGCCATCGCCCTTGCCGGAGATTCCAGCACTGGTCCCGCCCCCGTTGTAGACCTGGCTCCAACTGTTGCCGCCGTTGTTGCTCTCTTCCAACTGGTAGCTGGAGGCCGTTGCCACCGCCGACCAACTCACGGAGTAACTGCCGGTGTTGCTGCTGCTGGGTACGGAGAGGCTTGGGGTAGATGGCGGCAACAACACGGTGGTAGTTGCGGTCGCCGAATAGGCACTGCAACCGGAGCCGTTGCAGGCGCGTACTCGGTAGGCGTAGTTGCCGTTGCCCTTGCCGGAGATCCCGGCGCTGGTCCCGCTCCCGTTGTAGATCTGGCCCCAATTGCTGCCGCCGTCGCCACTCTCGTCCAACTGATAGCTGGAGGCAGTCGCGACACCCGACCAACTCACGGAATAGCTGCCGTTGCCGCTGCTGCCGGGCACGGAAAGACTGGGTGTGGACGGCGGCAACAACACCGTAGTCGTCGCAGTCGCCGAATAAGCTCCGCAGCCAGAGCCGTTGCATGCGCGTACGCGGTAGGCATAGCTGCCGTTGCCCTTGCCGGAAATGGCAGCACTGGTCCCAGCGGCGTTGTAGATCTGCGACCAACTGCTGCCGCCATTGCCGCTCTCTTCCAGCTGGTAGCTCGACGCCGTGGCGACGCTGGACCAGCTCACCGAGTAGCTGCCGCTGGCGCTGCTGCCGGGCGCCGACAGGTTCGGTGCGGACGACGGCGGCAACGCCACGGTCGTGGTTGCGGTCGCCGAATAGGCGCTACACCCACTGTTGTTGCACGCGCGCACTCGATAGGCATAGCCGCCGTTGCCCTTGCCGCTGATCGCTGTACTGGTGCCGCTGGCGTTGTAGATCTGCGACCAGCTGCTGCCGCCGTTACCGCTTTCGTCCAGTTGATAACTGGTGGCGGACGTCACCAAGGTCCAGCTCACCGAATAGCTGCCAGTGGCGTTGCCAGCAGGAGCGGACAAGCTCGGTGCGCTTGCAGGAGGTAGCTGGACCACAGTGGCGCCCGTGTTCGAGTACGCACTGCAGCCGCCCGCGTTGCAGGCGCGGACACGGTAGCTGTAGGTGCCGCTGCCCTTGCCGCTGATCACCTTGGTAGTGTCGTTGGCACTGTAGATCTGCGACCAGGATGTGCCGCCATTGCTGCTTTCCTCCAGCGGGTAGCTGGTACTGGCGGCAACGCTCGTCCAGGAGACGGTGTAGCTGCCGGTGCTGTTGGCGGACGGCGCGCTCAGCGCAGGCGCGGACGATGGCGCCGGCGGCGGCGGCAGCACGGCGGTGGTGGTCGAGACGCCGGCGACCAAGCTCCCGGCCACGTAGACGTACGCCATGGCCTTGCCCTGGCGCAGGTCGTCGGCATACAGCAGCTGTCCATCGCGGTTGTAGAAGCTGCGCTTGCCACCGGTGGTGTAGTCCAGCACCCGACGGCCGGCGCCGTCGTATGCGTAGCTGGCCTTGCCGGCAACGCTGCGCAGCCGGTTCCCATAGTCGAACTGGTACAGCTCGCCATTCTTGTTGGACAGGTTGCCCTGTACATCGTAGGCCAGGCCGATGACGGTCGATCCGCCGGCGCCCTGGGTCACGTTGCTCAGGCGATTGTGCGCATCGTAGACATAGCTGTGATCGCGCCCATGCACACGGACGCTGGCCAGGTTGTCGAGCACGTCGTAGGAGTAGCGCGCGACATTGTCGCCGCCAAACATCACCGACTCTGCCGTGATCAACCGATCCAGGCCGTCGTAGGTCATGCTGCGGGTCTGCCGCGTCGTCGCATAATCGGTGACCGAGGCGACATTGGCATTGGCGTCATAGGCGTAGGCCATGTCCAGTGGGCCGCCGCCACCGACATCGCTGCTGCGCGCGGGCAATTGCCGCGCGTTCTGCGCCATCGTGTGGGCGATGCCGTTGCCGTAGGTGAATTGCTTGACCGCGCCGTTGGGGTAGTAGCTGATGCCCGTGGCGTACGTACCTGCCTGGGTAGGCTGACCCAAGGCATTGGGCGCGTAGTCCACGCTCAAGCCGGGCGATGTCTGTACGGCCAGATGGCCGTTGGCGTTGTAGGCGTACCCGGCGGACCAATCGACGTCACCCCATTGCAGCCGCTCGCTGCTGGGCAGGCGCCGCTTGTTGTAACCGTAAGTCGTGGTGACCGCATTGCCCGAGGCGTCACTGGCGACCATCGAGGCGACCAGGCCGTCCGGCTGGTAGGTGTAGGTGGTATTGCCGTTGCCGTCGGGGAAGGTGAGCGTCTTGATCCGGTTGCGCGCATCGTAGGTGCGGGCGGCCTTGCGTGCGGCGATCGGCGCCGCTGTGCCGCTGGCATCGCAGGCGGTCGAGGGGTCCAGACCGGCCGCCGACCAAGCGAGGTTACCGGCGCCATCGTAGGCGGACAGGGTCGCACCGGTTTCCGGCTCGACGCTGCGGCACAGTTGCTGATAGCCGTCGTAGGTGAAGCTGCGCGTCACCGCGATGCTGCCGTCCGCATTACGGCGGGTCAGCGACAGCGGCTTGCCGTACGTGTCGCGCCCAATGTCCATGTAGGCGCCTTCGGGAAGGCTCAAGCTCACTGGCCAGTCCAAGATCGGCTGGTCGAACACCATGTAGCCCGTGATGTTGCTCTGATTCCTGGGGTTGGTGGTCTGGGTCAGGAACCCGGACAGGTATTGGGTGGTGGTGGTCAGCAGGCCCAGCTCGCTGTCCTGGGAAACCGATGTGGTCCGGCCCAGGGCGTCGTACTCGGTCCAGGTTCCCGTTCCCAGTTGGTCGGTGGTACCCGGATAGGAAGCGAACAGCACACGCCCAGCGTGGTCGTACTGGTAACGATTGAAGCGTTGCGTGGCCGCGACGTTGGCCGTGTCCTGCTCTTGCACCAACAATGGACGAAACAGCCCATCGAAGTAGGTGATCTTCCTGCTGTTCCCGGTTGCGATCGTCTGCCGCCAGTGCCCGGAGCCAATACCGAACTCGGCCGCATCGACACGCTCGAACGACAGCGTGGTCGGCGCCCACGCCACGGTATCGCCCGAGGGATAGGCGATGCCGCTGATGCGCCCCATCGCATCGTACGTGTAGGACGTCGTATAGCCGTTCTCATCGGTCACCGAGTCGATCAAGCCGCGATTGCTGACCACGGCCGAGTCGCTGGTTCCATCCGCATAGGCAATGTTCTGCGGCAGGCCGAGCTTCCATCCCCCCAGCGTGGTGGTGTTGCTGTTGCCATCGGTCACCGACGCCACCGTGCCATCGGTGTTGTAGCCGATCGACTGGATCAGTTTGCCGAAACGGCTGATCTGCGTGGGCAGCGCAGTCGCAGCGTCGTAGCTGGTGCTCGACATGACCTCTGCCGCACCCGGTGCCGTCTTGGTCACCGAGGCCACTTGCCCCAGCACCCACTTGCCCAGGTTGTCGCTGTAGGCGGTGGCCTCGGTCCGGGAGTTCCCCAGCGTACTGGAACGGGTGACGCTGGTCGGGCGCGCGAACACGTCGTAGGCATTCACCAGCGACTGGAACGAAACGCCCTGCTGCGTGATCGTGGTCCGCTTCAGCGGACGCAGCCCCGATGTCGAGATATCGTCGTTGTTGCCCATATTGTCGGAGCCGACAAGATTCGGGAACGGCATGGCAGCGACATCCGCGGTGGCGACATACTCGTTCTCGCTCGTGCTCAGGATCGTCACGACATCGCCTGAGCCGCTATTGGTCACTGTCCCGGTCTCCGCTCCCAGGTCCACGCCTTCGTTGAGCTGGTACCACGCACCGAACTTGTAGCGTTTGAAGTCGTTGTCCGGACCGCGCACCTCGGTCTGCATCGACTTGCTGCAGGTCAGCTCGGGGTTGGGCAGATCCGTGCGGGCGCAGGTTTCCTCGTAGGCCAGTGGCCGTGCGCCGATGTCATAGGTATAGGTCCACTGCATCGACGGCAGGCCGGGCCCGGTGATCGACTTGCTGACCAGCGTCAGGGCATCCGAGAAGTTCGGAATGGTCAGATATTGGTAGGTGGTACTGGGGCCCGCGGCATCGAGGAAGCTGTTGCACTGTTTGGGAATGTTGTGGCGAAAATGCCGCTTCACCGAGAACGCGTAGGTTGCGGTCGCGTTGCTCGGCAAGGTCACCGCATAGGTGAAATCTCCGCTGGAAGGTTCCGGCAGCGGACACCGGGGGGTGTTCGTATACAGGGGCAACGAAGGGCTGGGAAGGATTTCCATGTTGCCGGTCTGGACATAGCGCGACTGGGCACCATCGGGCTGCGTCACCGTCAACGACTTGTCGCCATAGGCATATGTCCAATTTCCCACACTGGACTCGACTGCGGTGATGTTGCCGCCGGAGGTGCCGGTCACACTGATGTAGCGGCCGTCGCTGGCATCGATCCGCGACAGCTGGTCGCCGTTGTAGGTGTAGGTGACCCAGTTGCCGAAACGGTCCTCGATGCGCGTCGCCAGGAAGAAGACCGCCAAACGGCTCATAGACGCGTTGGCGGAATAGTTGCCAATGCGCTTGGAGATGCCGGGATGCGCCTTGCTGACCACCCAGTCGAAATAATACTTGTCGCCCTCCGGCGACAGCGCCACAAATCCCTCGCCCGGATATCCGTTCTTGGTGCTGGCCAGACAGGAGATGCGCCAAAAGTTCTTGGTGATCCATGGGTAGCTGGTGCCGTTGCTCGGCGCCGGCAGCTGACTGGCGGGTTCGTCCAGCATCGCCTGCTCGCCGGAACCAGGAATGTGCATCCAGTTTCCCGACCAGTAGTCCGAGGCGGTCAAGGTGTAGTTCGGCGGCTGCGCGGGTTGACTGCAGCGGCTGTTCGGGCTGGAGCCGTACACCTGCCAGCCGTTCGTGCTGAAGACGCCTTTGAGATAGGGCACATCGAGCGATCCGCCGACGCCGAACCCGCCCAGTTTGCCGCTACGGCCCGCGCCCTCGTCCTCGATGACATGCGAACGTTGCAGCCGGACGGGGAGCTTGCTGTTGCCTGGAATGTCGATATCGGTCCAGTTGAACTCCACCGCACCGTTCTTCAGGCTGACCTGTTCGCCGAAAGAGTCGACGCTCAGCCGACCGATGTCCTGCGACTGCTTGATGCGCTCGATATATTTCTGATCGAACCTCAACTCCTGCGCATTGGCTAGCGTCACGAACGCCATCGCCAATAGGGCCGCGCCTGCGCGCAGACGAAGAAACGTAGCGGACGTATCCATGTGTATCTCGAGATCGATCGACGACCAATAGATGGCCATGCCTCGCCCGCGCCATGGAATGCACCCATGTGCCGCAGGAGACTGAGTTCAATGCATGAGCTTGCAGCGCCGACCAGGTCGATCGAACGCAGCAGCCAACAACGACGCTTACGTCGCTGGTATCCGTTGGCATGAAACGGCGCCTACCGTTGCGGCAGGCACGACAGCACTCGAATGACGACCATGTTTTCCCCTGATTTCGACACCATGCACCGATGCGCTTCAGCTCGATACGCAGCAGAGCACAAGCCCTTCGCAGACGGTACAGCCATCAATCCACAGCAGCCTTGCACCGCCGATCACCCGCGCTGCAACTGTGATAGAGCGCACTTGGGATTGTCAAGAGGAGTTCGATGCCCAAGGGCAAGTTGTATGAAACGTGGGCAATGGGACAAGCAGACCAACGAAATTTCCCAAGACACGTCCAGGCGACGCGGCCGCCAGAGCGACGGCTCAATCGTCCGCCAGCCGCGCCCAGCGCTCGTGGTCGCGCCACACCCCGCCGATGCGCAGGTAGCGCGGCGAATAGCCTTCGCGGCGGAAGCCGGCGCGTTGCACCAGCGCCAGCGAGCGCGCGTTGTCGGGCTGGATGTTGGCCTCCACGCGGTGCAGGCCCAGGTCGGTGAACGCGTAGGCCACGCACAGCCGCAGCGCGTGGGTCATCAGCCCGCGGCCTTCGCAGCCGGCCATCGCGTGGTAGCCCAGGTAGGCGCTCTGGAAGCAGCCGCCGACGATCTGGCTGAAGGTGAACAGGCCGGCGACTTCGCCGCTGTCGCGCGCGCGCGCCAGCAGCGCGACGTTGCTGCCGTCCAGGGTCTGCGCGTACCAGGCATTGAAACCGGGCACGTCGGTGAACGGATACGCCCACGGACGATGCAGGTCGACGCTGGCGCGGTGCGCCTGGACCAGCGCCAGGCCGTCGCGGCGGCGTACCCGCGCCAACGACACGGCGGCGTCCGCGGCCTGGCTGGCGCTCTGGCCCATGGTCTCAGCCCGGCAGCGCCGCGCTGTCGCCGCGCTGCATGACCTGCGCGTGGCGGGCCTTGAACTCGTCGAAGCTCAGCCCCTGGGCCTGCGCATCGGCGTGCGCGGCGTCCTTCAGCGCGTCCGAATACACCAGCCGCACCGGGGTGCCGGCGCGCTCGTGCAGCTCGGCGGCCTGCATGATCAGCGACAGCACCTGCGCCGCGCTCTCGCTCTGTCCGGCGATGCGCCCGTCCATGCCCAGCACCCACTCGCCGTCGCGGCGCACGATGCCGGCCAGCAGCGTGCGCTGCTGGTCGCGCAGCTCGGCATGCGGTTCGATCGGGGTGGCCGCGGCGGCCGCCTCGCCGCGGTGGCGCAGGCGTTCGGCAAGCTTCTTGCGCACGTCGCGGCGCTGCTTGGACTGGATGGACATGCGGTTTCCTCAACGGTGACCCGACGACGATAGCCGAACCGTGGCGCCGGCGCTCACACCGGATCGGCCGGCTCCAGCTGCGGCACCTGCGTGCCGGGCCGTGGCAGGCGCTTGCCGCTGCGCCGCTCCCAGCGCCAGAACGCCCAGCCGAGCAGGAAGAACGCGCCCGAGCCCAGCGCCAGGTGGATCGGCCGGGCGCTGAGCAACGGCGACAGCACCCCGGCCACCACCGCGTTGACCATCAGCTGGGTGAAGGCCTGCAGCGACGAGGCCAGCCCGCGCTGGCGCGGGTACATGTCCAGCACCGCCAGCGCCAGGATCGGGAAGATCAGCGCCATGCCCACGCCGGCGACGAAGATCGGCAGCACCGCCCA
The Xanthomonas sp. AM6 DNA segment above includes these coding regions:
- a CDS encoding phosphoethanolamine transferase — translated: MSVSMPHPGARSGSRWWSHRPLLSNEALALAASAFFALVCNGMFWRSAMSGHPGDLRLGLSLFLLLLSVHGLLLGLLLWRGVSKPLLSVLLVTTAFAAHYMNSYSVYLDADMLRNVLATDHKESRELMTPALVAPLLFYAALPILALWRVRLVRRPPGRALAIRAGFLLAMAALGGVGAMLSFQDLSAMMRNHREIRYLATPINYLVALRQTLKSDNPTRKAPKLPLEHDAIATPRAPGSKPRLLVVVLGETARAQDWGLNGYFRQTTPQLAQLDVINFPDMHSCGTSTEVSVPCMFSPFGRHDYNEGNIRSHQSLLHVLEHAGIATLWRDNQSGCKGVCDGLPIQRLDDAKDPQLCRDGRCMDEILLQDLAAQVRAKPGDRVVVLHQLGSHGPSYFERYPAGFRRFTPTCDTADLGDCDRERIANAYDNSLLYTDHLLARTVSTLEAMPDYDTAMIYLSDHGESLGEKGLYLHGVPYAIAPQEQTHVPMVMWFSPGFASDRGLDLSCVRARAHRYVDQDTLFPSVLGLMQVRTKVYDRARDLFAPCAS
- a CDS encoding M2 family metallopeptidase, whose protein sequence is MNHRPLLLALCIGASVLALSACRKEANPDSAAAPAPAAPGESADQFVARINEEYRALLPELTSAQWLSITYINGDSERLVSKANERWLTTLNGWIAQAKRYEGKPMSADSARALQLLKLMTAMPAPRDPAKLAELAELASKMEGAYGAAAYCTGEGDARRCRQLGELEDVLRRSRDYDQQLDAWQGWHGTAQPLRKDYQRFVELVNEGAREMGYADTGAMWRSGYDMPPAQIAAETDRLWNQVKPLYEQLHCYTRGKLDAEYGKDKGEVAGGLLPAHLLGNMWQQDWSNLWDLLQPYPGAGSLDITDTLEKQYQSNLGAALARRNGDTSPEARFMAQRDAQLQSAKQMTERAQDFYTSLAMPKLPDSYWTRSQFIKPLERNVVCHASAWDMDMAGDVRTKMCIKPNEEDFTTIYHELGHIYYDLAYNPLPPLFQGGANDGFHEAIGDTIVLAMTPQYLHSIGLVEAPQLSREALVNAQMRMALSKVAFLPFGLMIDRWRWGVFDGSIAPEHYNQAWWDLKARYQGVAPPSARGEDFFDPGAKYHVPGNTPYTRYFLSHILQFQFYKGLCDAAGYKGPLYECTFYGNKEAGQKFWSMLQRGGSQPWQATLKELTGNDKLDAAPLLEYFAPMQEWLKQQNQGQMCGWEAPKAVQASEQK
- a CDS encoding DUF4279 domain-containing protein, producing the protein MSSENNFCSIGIYLYGENISLDEVSLLVGLEPTLSRNLGDVRFTSSGAKIVQKIGVWEFRWRVEVTNLGVSLLDVLDKIKCERIAGRAGVTKAELDIFIPLDADSDMNGFSSELPGNLLGKLYRLGFDVVITVR
- a CDS encoding RHS repeat-associated core domain-containing protein, which produces MKRTIILTLLLSLFLVATAHAQTVVYYHTDALGTPVAVTDASGNVVERSEYEPYGSLLNRPLTDGPGYTGHVMDAATGLTYMQQRYYDSQTGRFSSVDPVTAHNNPIGAFNRYRYAESNPYRFNDPDGRQAEDEIKKQPPPVKNMDTIKVVAQRDLSSLASYSSIVTMAPVSAVAVIPEAITTAPWVSSVAGAAVMAPFLYFASPDPCGGNYCGELVGWEYKLVYMSGAYPPGFWSGDKGAAEWGRRNGVGRKEAKDKFHRGVKDHTGGARGDHDFGVNPETGEVIDQNGEPVGNLNDED